DNA sequence from the Manduca sexta isolate Smith_Timp_Sample1 chromosome 25, JHU_Msex_v1.0, whole genome shotgun sequence genome:
CCTAGCCGCGCCCGCCCCTCTACCTCTATCTACCTCAGGCCGGCCGCGTGCCGCCGCACGGCCGGCTCTTCGAATCCTAGGTGTAAGCGTAGCTAGTGAAATGTTCCACGCGTCGGTGGACTTGTTGCGCGGGCGAGGGGGCGGGGGGCGGGGGCGGTGCGGGGTCCGTTGTGTCCGCATTTATTCCGAGTCCGCGCCCGGCGCCGGCGTGGGCGCCGGTGTTCCCGAGGGCTCGCCGGGTCTCGCCCCGAGTCCGTGTCGGGCCGACGTGTCTCGACGTGAATCCTATGTAGTTTACCTCATTATGATAGTTGTAACggtgtcattttgacatagccTACTAAATGTTAAGTTTACCGTGTAAGATGTAAAGCGTGTTTAGTTTTGTTGTGTAGACGAGAACgtgtacaaattaattttattaattttcgatATAGATGACCGCTCGAGCGCAAGTACGTGACGAGTGCCAAGTTTGTTGAAGTTGTTGCGTTGTTGTTACGAACACTTTTTGTTGAAAGTGGGCTGTAATACGAATTTGTCACTCGCCCTTGCTGATGCGTTTTTATAAAGCCGTTTAAAATACTCAGTGTTTCAATGTACCGTTTTATAATACTTGTCACTATCGTTATTTATTGATGAAACTTCATAAATCGATCGGAATTGATCACCAAAGATttggattattttataaattttcagttATATTTGGTACAGAAGTAGAATTGATCAGCATGCGTGCCTGGCAGTGCCAGTGCACGTCCACGGCATACCAATTACCGAGTAAGGGATTGTCATAGTGTGTGTATAGGCTGTATATAATgtcttattatatattattcacgCATATTATGGTAtgcatcataaaatataattacctatGCCGAAATCAATGTGTTCCGTATCGACTAAAATGCAATAGTTATACCTGCCATTGTTGTTACTtagatatgaaaatatatatgaacGAGGTCTAGCTGATATTGCAAGACTTAGTTGTGTATGCACatagtaaaaattttataaatttaattaagtactgaatattttaatatgtattcaattaatgaccgtaaatgtaatataattaatctcTCTGTAATCGTATTTAAAAGGTGAGAcgttaaatgaatatttaaaatgtaggtagctGTGCTACTCGGTAACCACCACGAACGGTTTAGTTTCGACATTTTACATACAATTGTTTAAGGCAGCGAAAAGCGAAGAGCGAAACGAGAATGTGCGATTggctaattaattttataatgtttatgatgACTCATGAAGTAAGAACTAAGCATCATCGCGGGTTGgacttaaagtattttataataagaaatttgaaattgttttattatattggtaacttaatatttatatacttatcaGCAATTGAATAGCTATATATCAAAcgattatgtaaaatatatgctaGCTGCATTATGTACattgtattgtatattaaaCCAACCAAAGTTAGACTCCAATATACAAACGGTGCGCGTCGGAGCTCGGCCGTCACAGCTGGGCGAGTTCTGCCGTCACAGGCGGGCGAGCTCTGCCGTCACAGCTGGGCAAGCGCTGCCCTCACAAGTGGGCGAGCTCTGCCGTCACAGCTGGGCGAGCGCTGCCGTCACAAGTGGACGAGCTCTGCCTTCTCAGGCGGGCGAGCTTTGCCATCACAGCTAGGCGAGCGCTGCCGTCACAGGCGGGCGAACTTTGCCGTCACAGGCGGGCGAGCTCTGCCGCGCTGCTAATTATTACGATATTGTGGTATAAGGGTATAAACGAGTGCCTTCAGACATCCAGCCTTCAGTGGAACGCAGGATTGTTGATTGTGTGATGTGGACACAGGACACGGGACACGGCAGTGCTGCTACTGGCACAGATGGTATACGAACTATGAAACAAACAGTTCCGTTTGTGCTATGTTAAGTACATTACAATATGATACAATAGAATAATCACTTTGGGAACACAGActgttacttatattttattttttatagactaGAATATAAAACCGTTCTCCTTGGTTACACAATCAAGAACCTGTCCGCGGGAATTCAATTCAACAAGGTTGGCTGCAAGTATGGATGATTTATTACGTATGGCTTGctgatagtattttatttatattgttcggAGCCGCCGTCAGTCGTCACTCCTCGCGGGGGCCACTGGCCAGTGAGTGGGACATGTCGGCGTGAGTCGGGAGGACAGAGACGGGGGCTAGGCGAATGGTAAACGTACACATCACTGTATTGTCGTGAGGGGCTCAAGGCACGTTGCATCATCGGTCGTTAACTTTGATTAGTAAATTGGTCTCCACTCATGTATGTGATTTTCCAAAGtccaaatgtttgtttatttttataaattgcataGTGCCTTTTGCTCAATTAGTGGAAAATGTTGTAGATAGATACAGTTAAGAGTAATGTTAAAATAGAGCCATACATAAGTAACACGTACGTCAAGGGCAAATGTTTCAGTGCGGTGTGAAATACCTCCACATAACATGCGAATAGATCTGCGAATCGCTGGagtattttatcaatatacCGACAGGAGTCTACTGGAGACCGGCGCTTTTACAGTTCCTCTTACAGTACGGCCGAGCGAGCTGAGCCACTCCACTGGCGCCGCATCGCATTTTTATACTACATTAACAAACAGACCGCACAATGCCTTCCTTTTGACATGAGCCAACACAGACTACTTCCTAGTCTTCCTGATTAGCATTTATAAAGTTAGATGTGTGCCGCGAGGAGTACGCGGTGGCGGGAGAGCCGCGTGGAGTGATTCGGCGACGTCTCGCACAACGTTGCCTCTGACAGCGTTCCCTGCGGACTGCACTGATTACCTTTGTTAATCTTATGCTCttattttttatcagtattTATGTTTCATTGTGATTTTCATTTAACAAGGCAGTTACATTACCTCATTTTAGTGATTATGTTATGCGTAAATTATTGactgataaaataatttccaaatGGTTTCCTTGTGTGATATGAGTGCGTATTTTGTATAATGTCGGGGTAGCGTTGTGCTATATGCTCAATTTTAGATACAATTTCACCAAACTATTGAGATAgtgtacaattttataattaatttaatgagaACCGAGtacctataataattttaatatttatattaataaaacgttaTAAAAATTAGTATAATATCGTTTCCATATAATTTTCCTCCTTACACTTTTAGGTACTTATACCAACGGATTActtcaaatcaaattaaatattattataataataaaccacTTACACAGATATTTCCAAAGAATAATAACAGAAACATAagtcatacatttatttacttcCTGGTATTTCGCAGTTTTCTGAGATCGAGTTTTAGATGTTTTCTAGGCAAACGTCCAGCAACTCTACACTCGCAAGGTTTATCTTTTGCGTAACGCATTAACAGGAATGCCGCCCTAAGATAACCCTCTTCACCATTATGCTTTAGCTTCTTCAAACTCTGTATGTAATATTCAGGGAATCCGTGTTCTCTGGCGCCGTGTATCATGACCTCTTTTAAAGTAAACGAAGGCCATCGTTCAACTGGAATGACGTCATTGTCGCCTCTAGGCAGAGGGTTTACTTTTTGAATGTATGCACGGCACAGAAAACTGCCCATGTATGGAGTTGACACCTccacatattttatgtaatactttTTAACGTCGACACCTTTTTGACTGAAAATATTCATACAAAGTCAATAtcaagaaaaatatacttagatgTTGCTTATTTAAGAAAGCTGATCGTTCGCTTACAAACAATACCTTGATTAAATAGATACAGTGCCGTCTACTACTTTGAACTAATCTTTACTGTATTGGTGCTGTGTGCACTGTATTCTGATCTTGTTCTAaaggtttttgtatattttcttcATCCGGTACCATAGCATAATAATAGTCCTGTGCAGTTTTACCGGGCATTTGTTAGCAGTCTTGCAGTTTACCACTTTGATCTTCGTTTTTAACGTAGAATAGTATTACATAAGTTTTATCAAAAGATCTCAAATCACTTTACTTTCATTAATTATTGAGTAAGAAATCTATGATTGTTAAGGCTATGATATAAATAGGAACCAAGAGATATCTTAAGGTTTGTTTGTACTACGCTAATGAGTTTACTTCTGCAGCTACTTACTCATCAAGCGATACCATATCATCTCGATGTAGACGCCATACAACGCCCCATACGTGTGAATTTGCTGTAGGCACGAGAGTCGCAGTAGGTCCACCCCAAAACTTCGAATACTTTATGAAATCCATCCTGTAATTCTATAAGACCTGATATTAATTACCATTACTTATCTTTTATGGACGGTAATATTTGAGTAATGCACTCGAGTCACCTAATTGTATATGATCACCAATAAATGGACGCCTTCAATGCTAGAGGAAACGTAAGTGCATTGCTAAACTCAATGAAATTAATTGGGAAGAGATTTTGGGCCGTATGTTAGGAAACTGCATAATATATATCTCTCAAAGGTGCAGTGGCCTTCTGCGATAGTAGTACCCACGCCAAGTCGATCTGAATCATGAACTGTAAACAGCACAAGACTCGGAAGCCAGTAGTTCATCGAATGAATAAATTGGCAACTTACACCTTTTTTATTCTTACGATGTGTTGCGCTGACTGAGTTTAtaacaatttcatttacaaatacaaggtaatttcatttcaaactcACATCAAGACGTGCTATAGACACGAATTCTGCAGACGGGTTATGCATACGTACTCTCGCTGTTAGTAAATTGCCGCCATACGAAAAATACAGAAACGTGTCGGGTTTATATACATCCTTTCttaacattttgttaaatattatacatataaaattttaatcaactgAAATTAGAAATATAACAGGCAATGTCCAATCAAAGATGTCCAATTATGACTAGAAAGAGAATAGGTAACGTCAAAGAGTAATATAgagaaattaaaaagtttatgtgtacttacaaaatatcataatttccTTTTAAGTGTATAAACATCTAGGGAATGTGAATCAATCATTTCGACCCAAATTTTGGTCACGGCGGTCAGGcgcagcaggagatattatagtgcataagtatgaacgcaatacacaagtgcactctctgttccttcattctcatagtccggtgagacggcaatccgatatgaccagagagatcaggcgcaggactaacgtatatacgtgctttccgaggcaccgGTGTATCACACCGCCAAATTCCTGACTCGAAGCttcgactaagtaatttttaagatggaaaaacccagccACAATTATCTTGGCTCGACCTGGGATTCGgacccaggatctcagcgcgTTAGACGTACTCGTACGatttatatattacaactacgccactaaagCAATCACGAAGGGTGTATTAAGTATATGAGGGGCCCAGGAATAGTACTGAAtacacaacaaaatataaagtatgataaaacactttaaataatcatttatttatatatcattcTTCACATGAAGTCATTATCATATAACAACATTCAATATCACagcatattttgattaattgcatctatttaatttttctatcaTTTTAGGAGATGCTATTTGTCCATTGTGAGGGATTTTTTTCAGTTCTTCAATATAGTCCTCAGGTAGTTCACATTCTTTGGCTCCATTTATAATGCAATCTAGATATGTAATACAAGGTCTTCTTTCTGGAGGTAATTCTTCACCTTCTTTTCTTAGTTCTGGGTTTATAGTTTGTTGATATGTTCGACATTGAACTGTATTTCCATCAGGAGTAACAACATCAACAGTTTTTGCAAAATACCAATTTGTATCTACACCTTCTtgtctgaaaaaaaaacaatatatttggttaaaaaaataaggtaatttgAAGTGAAAGTAGGGATATTAATTTAACTTTCTCTGCCCTCTGGCATCCTTTAAGTAATGCCTACTGAGTACTAATTTCAGACTCGGCATTATGattggtttttaaataatattttatacttagtcAGCGGCAGCAgtggttatatattattttcaatacatacaTTTCTTTAGCATATCAAACACAAACCATTCCTTTTTGGATT
Encoded proteins:
- the LOC115443780 gene encoding gamma-glutamylcyclotransferase, with translation MLRKDVYKPDTFLYFSYGGNLLTARVRMHNPSAEFVSIARLDNYRMDFIKYSKFWGGPTATLVPTANSHVWGVVWRLHRDDMVSLDDQKGVDVKKYYIKYVEVSTPYMGSFLCRAYIQKVNPLPRGDNDVIPVERWPSFTLKEVMIHGAREHGFPEYYIQSLKKLKHNGEEGYLRAAFLLMRYAKDKPCECRVAGRLPRKHLKLDLRKLRNTRK
- the LOC115443782 gene encoding gamma-glutamylcyclotransferase isoform X1 codes for the protein MVTMIENLPDTFLYYAYGSNLLKKRIHINNPSAVFLGIGRLDGHQLDFIKYSEHWRGTSATIVPTEKSCVWGAIWRLHNRDMPALDKQEGVDTNWYFAKTVDVVTPDGNTVQCRTYQQTINPELRKEGEELPPERRPCITYLDCIINGAKECELPEDYIEELKKIPHNGQIASPKMIEKLNRCN
- the LOC115443782 gene encoding gamma-glutamylcyclotransferase isoform X2, coding for MIENLPDTFLYYAYGSNLLKKRIHINNPSAVFLGIGRLDGHQLDFIKYSEHWRGTSATIVPTEKSCVWGAIWRLHNRDMPALDKQEGVDTNWYFAKTVDVVTPDGNTVQCRTYQQTINPELRKEGEELPPERRPCITYLDCIINGAKECELPEDYIEELKKIPHNGQIASPKMIEKLNRCN